The Pongo pygmaeus isolate AG05252 chromosome 20, NHGRI_mPonPyg2-v2.0_pri, whole genome shotgun sequence sequence CTCCTGGAGCCCACATCTTTCAGCTGCAGTCTCCCAGCCTTCCTCCCCAGGTCGAAGCCCAGTAGGCCAGTGCTTTTCCACTGCAGCTGGCTGTTCCCCTTGAGGAGAGTTCCCAGATTGTGCAAAGTGAGGAAGGGTCCCCTGTCCCTGCCCCGCATGGCCCCCACTCCAGGCCTCCCCCATCTCTCCCTGTTTCTCTCAGAGGCAGAGAcatcattaaattaaaatttaatttaaatattaaaaataaagttaaaaattcaaatatacacCAACAGTAGACTGCTCTGGCTTGCATACAAAGAAGGCCATTGCCCCTTTGGGTGAGCCAGGCAAGGTCAGGGTCTAAGAAGCGCCTCTGGTGAGAAGGGGTTGTCAGGCTCTGATGACTGCGGAAGGAGTGACTCCTCCCAGGATGAGGGTCTCTGTTCTCCCAGTGCTCACTCAAGTTCCGTATTTCCAAGTCCTTCCAGGGGGCGTAACGCACATGAGAACTGCCATTTGTGTCACAGATACGTGGCCGCATGCATTTCCAGGAAATGTCCTTGGTTCGCGAACTACAGCTGGCACAGTCCAGCCCAGGGCGTTCTGTGAGCTGTAGTCTCCAGAAAGTGAATTCCAAAAAAACCTCAAAGACCATATAAGGTGGGCAGCGTAGCAGCAAGGTTTGGGAAGAGAGGAACTCTTTTGCTAGCAAAGGCGAGAGCTCGCGTGGTACCAGTAAGGTCGGCCCACGTCCCCGGAGAGAAACATTAGTGTGAGCGCACGCTAGACCCAGAAGAGTTTGCCACGGCTGCACGGTTTTCTGGGAAGTGTAGTTTTTTGGTCCCGGCGCCATTGTCCTTAAAAGTAGATAGTGGCCCTTGGTTCCGGGGTGTATCTTTCACCACAGGATGACTGTATGCCCCAGGACACTTCGCGCATGGTCCTAACTGGCCGGCTCTGGGAGACAGGCCCAGGCGGTTTAGTTTCTTAGGAAACCGAGATCGGTTTGCCCGCGGCGCTCCAGGTCCGCGCGGCCGCAGAGACTCCTGGGAAGTGTGGTCTTCCGGTACTGGCGGTTCGTTGCGCCGGGAACTTTTGTCCCCTCCGCGGATGATTCTGGGGAATGTCGATCGGCCGTGGGCGGTGCACTGGGTCCGTCCCGCGGTAGCCTCAGGTCTGAGGGCGACTCCCCGGCTCAGGGACGATTCTGGGCAGTGTCGTTGCCGGAGGTCGGCGGCCGTTGCCCGCTCACCAGCGACGCGGGGCGTCAGGTCCGCAGAGGTGCGGGCTCGGGGCGCCTGCAGGGACTGTGAGGCCCTGCTGAGGACTCCGGCCAGTGTGAGTcgcgggggcggcggcggggctCAGGCCCTGGGTCTGCCCCGCGGTGTGACCCCCGCCGGTGCCTTGGCTTTTCCTGGCCTTCGTGTCCTCCTATGTAAACACGGGGTGATGACGGCGCCAACCTCTTGGCGCTGTTGTGAGAGCGAAGTGGGCTCGTGAGTAGACGCCAACCGCAGTTGTCTTTGGGTTATGTCCTCATGAAGCCGGCGCTTTGCAGTTGTGTAACCTTGAACAAATGGGTTCAGTATCTTGAAATTTCAGTTTTGTCATCCTTTAAAAAAGAGATCTGGAAAAATGTGAATGCCCACCGTGCATAGTGATGAAGAATTGAACGAGCTGATAAAGTTTTTACCGTTGTTTTATGAGGCTTTTATTTACAGAGTAATTGATTTTCCTGTCAGATGGCACCTGGTAAATGGTTAGCCCTTGGGGAGAAACACCCTGTTAGTTCCCAGGGAGAGACTGGCACCCCGGAGAGTGACTACCAATGTGCCTTTACATTATGGTGTGTCACAGGTGCCGCAAGGTAAGCCTGATTTTTCATGACTGCTTTTCCCTGACCTTCTGTGCCCTCAGGACACGGCCCATCTCCAAGATAAGAGCCTAGAAAGAGGACTCTGTTGGCCACTGGAAATTGCAGAGTAATGCCTCAGGTAAGTCGGTGTGTCCGCAAATCTTCCTGAAACACTTTATCAGGACTGTGTGTTTGCTTTGCTTCTCCTGCCTGTTCCCACCTAACCAAGTCCATTTAAGGGACTAGATCTATGGTTCCTTTCAGTATAGGAAGGATGGAGCCCACAGGAGAGCTCCAAGGTATTGTCCTCCTCACCCAGTGTTCCTCTTTTCTACAGTTTTCTGCTAGAAGACTTTCTAGTCTTGCcaacattttaaaactgtaattcACAATGCAGCTTTGGAATGTAAGGTTATTCGGTTTATGGTTGTCAAAACTGTACCATGCGGTCTCAAATGAAGAGATGTTTGCAGTCATCCTTGATTCTTCCCTTTGACTTATAACTATATTCAGATCCTCTAGTTGGAGCTAAGCTATACACCATATACAGAATCTGACCATTAGTTACCCCagcactaccaccaccactaccaccccgGTAGTGATAGCAATAAAGCCACCTGGATTATTGCGGTAGCCTCCTAGCTGGATTCCCTGCATTTGCCCTTAACCCTCATGAGTCTGTTCTCAGTACAGCTGTCACCGTGATCCTATTGTTATACAAATTCCTGTCATTCCTCAACCTAAAATTTTTCAGTAGCTCTAACTGAGTCACTTCTGCAATGACCTGTTTGTACAATTAGGCCATTACCTCCCTGATCCCACCTTCGTTCTCTGCCTCCTCATTCCTGTGAGCTCTAGCCACTGTCACCAGTTGCTGTGCCATCCACGTGGAATATTCTTcccccacatacacacaagcTTGCATCCTTATCTTCTTCATGTGTTTGTTCCGTGGTTACTTTCTCAGAAAAGCTTCCCTGAATGCCTATTTGCAATTGCAGTCACCTTCCCTCGCCTAGTGCTTCCACTCCTCCATCACTGCTTTGTTTTCCACGGCGTGTGACACTCACTAGCTGATGTACTGTATGTTCAGTATATGCACGTGCTCATTGTCTGTTCCTGGTGGGaggaatgttttttcttttttgttgtctgTTATAGCTTCAGTACCCAGAGTGTTACCTGGCACCAAATAGATGCTTAGTAAGTAATTGTGGAGTGAATAAGATGAGTAATGAAGAACTGGTGGGGCAGAATCATGGCATGGAAGGTGAAGCTTGCACAGGAGAGGATGTGAGTAGCAGATTTACATGTTGGGTGAAGTCTGTTTTCTTGGAGAAATTAGATAATTAGAATTGAAAaactggtgtggtggcacatgcctgtttttccagctattcgggagggtgATGAGTTGAGAAAATTTCTTGAACCCTGtggtgtgaggctgcagtgagctatgattatgtcactgtactccagcctggcggcagaGCAAGGAAAAAGTAGCAGCTAAAGTGAACTAATGCCAAAACCATTGATTGGTTCATCTTCTAAACACTTAGGAAGTATCTGTTAGGAAAAGTTGTACATGGATATCGGTGTACACTGACACACAGGACTTCATGATCTAGTGCAGTATTGTCTCAGAGAACTTTCTGCAGTGGTGGAAGTGCTCTGCATGTGTACTGGTCAGTACAGTAGCCACCAGCCCCATATGACTATTGAGTACTTGAACTGTGGCTTAAgcaactgagaaactgaattttaaattttacttattttatttttacattttaattagttTAAATATATGTAGCCAAATTGCCTAGTGGCTACTGCATTGAGGATTGCAGCACTGGTAGAAAAGTAAGAAAgcataagaaattaaaataagtgCTAGGACAGATAGCCTGTGTTCTTTTGGGGACAGAGATGAGTGAACACCCCAGGCTGCCCAGGCAACTGAAGGTGAAGAAGGAAGCATCCCTGGCTCTAACTTGTAATAACCTGTTCATCATAAAGCTATGAGAAATGTTTTTTTGATTTGGGATAAAGGGAATTAACTAACACAGTGGCAACTCCAATTAACAGGTGAATTTAGGATAAATTATGTATAGCAAATTGAACTGTAAGGTCTTACTTGATTATTTGGAAAATGTATGTATTGGATTGTATCTGGTTGGCTATAAAAAGGATGAGATTTCTTCCTGTCCTTTTAATCTCATTAGTGGATTGCCTGTGAAGTGCATCACAGTTGATTTAATGCTTATTAAGTAATAAAActgtgttcttctttttctacattTGTGGAGAGGATTTTCTGCCATTGGCAGgatatttgaattttaattattttcccaaCACCTGGCAAAAGTAAATTCTGCCTTTAAAACCAAAGACCAGTATCACTGGTGAATATGCATGCAAAATACCCAAATAGTGTAATACAATGCTGAATTAACTCTCAGAGCTAAAAAATTACCACAGGCAAGCAGTCTGTTTCCCAAATCAAAGACAGTAATAATGCTGTATTAAATAGATGTATTTTTTGTACATATTAAATTTGACTAGCCAATAAACTATTATTGAATATTTAAGCTTCCAAAGTTTTACTAAAAAGTAATATTGTGAAGTGAGTACTATTGAAAGGAATTTCTAAGCCACATCTGTGAACATTTCCTTAAGagtattttctttgaaatgtacccctttatttttttccctttactttCAGGTCCTATTTAAGGACTATCTaaggcagtggtccccaacctttttggcaccagggataggttttgtggaagacagtttttccacagaagCGGGAGGTGGTGGTTTgggaatgaaactgttccacctcagatgaTCAGGCATTAGTTCAATTCACATAAGGGGCGTGCAACCTTGATCCCTTGCATGCGCACTTCACAGTAGGGATTGTGCTCCTATGAGAGTCTAATGCCatagctgatctgacaggaggcggggCTCAGGTGATAATAGTCATTTGCCTCCCACTCATCTCTTGCTCTGTGGCCTGAtttctaacaggccacagactggtaccagtgGTTAGGTAGCCCTAACCATCAGGGGGTTAGGGACCCCGATCTATGGCATGAAACCATCCTTCAGTCTTTTCACCCAGGGGTCTCATATTTTAATGTCTATCAGTACAAAGTTTAAgtatacaccataaatatatttttcttttttgtttatgaaTCAGTTATGTGTATATTTTAGTCCAttggtgctgctataacagaataccacagactgagtaatttatgaacaaTATAAATTGACTTCTCATGGTtttggagcctgggaagtccaagatcaaggggcagGCATCCAGCaagagccttcttgctgtgtccttttATGGTGGAAAGgcgaagagaagagagagaaccaAAAAGGGGcccaaactcattttttaaataaggaagtcACTCCTAATGATgatgacattaatccattcatgagggcagagccctgaaGGCCTAATCATCTCCTAAGGTCTCACCTCTCAAAACTGTTACAATGGTGATTAAATTCAATACATGCGTTTTGGGGGTCACAATCAAACCATAACAGTGTATTTCTATCAGTCTTTaatataaaggttttttttttttttttgagacagtcttgttctgttacccaggctggagtgcagtggtgcaacctctgcctcttgggttcaagccattctcctgcctcagcctcccagggtagttgggattacaggtgtgagccaccacacccagctgcccaTTTTTTTGAGCCTTAGTGGATCATCCTGAGTATCCCATTTGAGAGACAATTGCTTTACCCTCATTTTTTAATTACTTACCTAGCACTTAAGCTGTAAAAGATATAACTAAATACTTGACTCTGTGCTGTCAAATGTcaaatgctgatttttaaaaattcatctattTCTGTAACTTTTAGCAAAATTAACTCTACTGAAGCAAAGCTCTCATATTTGTTTCTCACCCTTATTGTATAATAATTCTAAGCACATAACTGTCCCCCTTATTGTACAATAATTCAAACTACATAACTGTCCTATTATTACTTAACTGAGATCACATTCCAAGTCATTGCCACAACTCCTGAATCTTGTTCCACCCACAACCAGGCTAATTTTACCCTTCAGTGACAGAAGAGGCCTGGGCAATGGCTGAGCCtaaatatatttgctatttcAGGTGACATTTAGTGATGTGGCTATAGACTTCTCTCATGAAGAGTGGGGATGGCTCAATTCTGCTCAGAGGGACTTATACAAGGATGTGATGGTCCAGAATTATGAGAACCTTGTCTCTGTAGGTAAGGATATCACCCCTTCCACTCCAATAGGGGACACCTTTCTTTTGCCACCCTGAATTGCTGGAGACACTCCTAAGTAAATGGCTGAATTTCTGTAGCATGTTCCCAAGGAAATGTGCAGCTCCGCTGTGCCCTGCCTGAAGTTTATCTTTCCATTTCAATGAACACCCTTCATCCCTTCCCGTGGTCCCTCTTGTGATGGCCTCTCATAATAGAGGACCACGGCTTAAACAATTCTATATTCTTCCTGTAAGCAGGTCTTTCCGTAACTAAGCCACATGTGATCACGTTATTGGAGGATGGAAAAGAGCCCTGGATGATGGAGAAAAAACTGTCAAAAGGTTTGATTCCAGGTGAGTCATGGTGAATGAAACAAAGgaagattttgtttaaaaagggTCGCAAACTCTTTATAGTGAGTTTATAATGAGTGTGGAGGCATTTTAGGTATACTGTCTTCAAAGATCTcagatagaaatgaaaaattgtgGGATATTTAGCTTAGATTTTCAAAACAATTGTTCCTCTATCCCAAATTATTATCTGTATCACTCATGTCATCTAATCAAGGTTAGAGGTTTTTGCCTTCATAATAATTCAATTGTTACTGTATTCATGACAGTAAGGCAAATTATTCTTTCTTAAATCTACTTGAAGAAAAACATACCGATAGTTTTAGGCTAAGAAAAGCTGTCAATTAGATGGGAAATCACTTTTCTAAAGCTGAGCGTTGTAGATGAAATATGAACATATTAGAGGAAAAAAcgaacatatataaatatgtttctaggaataatattttctaatttccagtaAATGACATGATTCAAACAGTTTCTTCATAACCTCAGAGAGCCTAAATCTTTGTCAGCTATAAAGAGCATTTAGATTATTGTGTTTTTACTGCAACTGTTTAGTAATATCAATTCTGTATTTTAAGCATGTTAATCTGGCAGCAAATTGAGATTAATTGAATGTCGGAGAAAAAGGCTATGAGACAAAATGGAATCTTTCGTACATGAATATAGGCACAAAATGATGGCTTGGAATCCAGAATgccttccacattttatttctgataatttcctttttttccgtACTATTTCatccattaaatatatttttcccatttccatTATCACACTGTGTTCCCACTTCTGTGAACTTTGTATTATCTGCTCCATTTGAGCACTGTTCAGAAATCATTGAAATATTTGAGTTGTCAGAACTATGTGTTTTCTGGGGGCTTCATTTCTAATCCAATTCTCTTAATTCCACTGTAGAAGTTTCTtttcaagaattaaaaaaaaaaaaaaaaaaaagcagtgcttTGCTTTCTTGATGTATTTCAGATTGGGAATCAAGATGGGAAAACAAGGAATTATCAACAAAGAAGGATATTTATGATGAAGATTCACCCCAAACAGTAATAATAGAAAAAGTTGTAAAACAAAGTTATGAATTTTCAAATTCTAAGAAGAATTTGGAATATACAGAGAAGTTGGAAGGGAAGCATGGAAGTCAGGTAGATCATTTCAGACCAGCAATTCTCACCTCTAGAGAAAGCCCCATTGCAGACAGTGTTTACAAATACAATATATTTAGAAGCACCTTTCATTCAAAGTCTACTCTTTCTGAACCACAAAAAATTTCTGCTGAAGGGAATTCATACAAATATGATATATTAAAGAAGAACTTACCAAAAAAGTCAgttataaaaaatgagaaagtcaaTGGTGGAAAGAAACTTTTGAATTCTAATAAAAGTGGGGCAGCCTTCAGCCAGGGCAAATCTCTTGCCCTTCCCCAGACTTGTAATAGAGAGAAAATCTACACatgcagtgaatgtgggaaagcctttggcAAACAGTCAATCCTCAATCGCCATTGGAGAATTCATACAGGAGAGAAGCCCTATGAATGTCGTGAATGTGGGAAGACGTTTAGCCATGGCTCATCCCTTACACGACATCTGATAAGCCAtagtggagagaaaccttacaaatgtattgaatgtgggaaggcctttagCCATGTCTCATCACTTACTAACCATCAGAgcactcacactggagagaaaccatatgaatgtaTGAACTGTGGAAAGTCTTTTAGTCGTGTGTCCCATCTTATTGAACATCTAAGAATTCATACTCAAGAAAAACTCTATGAGTGTCGTATATGTGGAAAGGCCTTCATTCATAGGTCATCTCTCATTCACCATCAGAAAAtccatactggagagaagccttaTGAATGTAGagaatgtgggaaagctttcTGCTGTAGCTCACACCTTACTCGACATCAAAGAATTCACACTATGGAGAAACAATATGAATGCAACAAATGCCTGAAAGTCTTTAGTAGCCTCTCATTTCTTGTTCAGCATCAGAGTATTCATACTGAAGAAAAACCCTTTGAATGCCAGAAATGCAGGAAATCCTTCAACCAGCTTGAATCACTGAATATGCATTTGAGAAATCACATTAGATTGAAACCCTATGAATGCAGTatatgtgggaaagccttcagtcaTAGGTCATCCCTGCTTCAGCATCacagaattcatactggagagaaaccttatgaatgtattaaatgtgGGAAGACCTTCAGCTGTAGTTCAAACCTTACtgtacatcagagaattcatactggagaaaagcCATATAAATGTAATGAGTGTGGGAAAGCTTTTAGCAAAGGCTCAAATCTTACTGCCCATCAAAGAGTACATAATGGAGAGAAACCCAATAGTGTGGTAAGTGTGGAAAAGCCTTTAGACCATATGAATCACTATACATGTGAGAAATCTTACAGAAGAGAAACTATATGAAGCAGTGTTTATCATGGTAAATTTCATTCCTAGATTCTCCCTTATTTAACATTAGAAAAATTTATACTGGGGAAAGTCTTATGAATGTGGTGAATATAGGAAGACTTTTTAGCAAAGATGCAGGCCAGTTTGTTTATTAGACTTTATACTGTAGAGAAATCATATGAAGACCataaatgtgggaaagcctttgtCAGTATTAATCCCTTAATTGACATAAGTATACTCATACTAGGATAAAACCCTGTACCTGTAGCAAATGTGGGAAAGACTATAGGCAATAGGAATCTTTTACAAACTCCTACAGGAGAGAAGCTGTATGgatgtagaaaatttagaaattgaGGGAAGTCTTCAGTTCCAAGTGTATCCTTTATTCTACAGCAGAGAACTCAAAATGGAGAGAAATCTCATTTAAGAGATGTAGTAACGTGTTCACTAAGAGTGTTTATCTTGCTACACATCAGAAGATTAATGGTAGAACAACCTGAAGGATTTAGGAGTTATGTGTAAATCTTTGCAGTCATGCTATTTGTAAACTGGATTCTACAGGAGAGCAaataaacattataataaaatatgcatttctcAGAGCAGTAGCTTGCAGTTTCAGTTGAGTTATACTTAGAAATTCTTTTTAGCTAGTGggcatgtgaagatatttagtcaCCCAGAGGAGCCAGTAAGTGTTATAATATTGAAAATTAaagctgcaaaagaaataaagtgatGTTAATAAAAGTTTTGGCATCTAataaaataattgtgtatatCACAAACTCTTTCACTGTGACtatttcttgtaaaaaaaaaaaatttcaataagaTTAGCCTTAGCATATCCTTTAATGGGAGACTAGCAAACCTAGAGAAAAATGACCTGCCCTTTATACTAAGAATAGCAGTATTTTGATGAGGATTATTCAGAGTCAATTTCCAGTAGGCTTAATCAAATACATTTCAAGAAAATTTACTGAGCATCACTCGTGTATTATTACACAGGGATGGGATACAGGAATCCAGTAGTTCTGAGCTTTAGTGGTGTGTCAAAATCAGTAGGAGGGCTTGTTAAAGCACAGATTGCTAAGTCTGAATCTTAGAGTTTCTGTATGAGTtgatttgaatttgcatttttcatgtgttcttAGGTGACACACTGTTTGTCCAGAAAGCACATTTTGATAACCATTGtaataatgaacaaaacaaatCTGATCTTTTTCTCACAGGGATGTTATCTGACAAGAAAGATGGATAGCAAATAAATTTGAAGTAATGGTTTACAAGTG is a genomic window containing:
- the LOC129021055 gene encoding uncharacterized protein LOC129021055, translating into MAPGPKNYTSQKTVQPWQTLLGLACAHTNVSLRGRGPTLLVPRELSPLLAKEFLSSQTLLLRCPPYMVFEVFLEFTFWRLQLTERPGLDCASCSSRTKDISWKCMRPRICDTNGSSHVRYAPWKDLEIRNLSEHWENRDPHPGRSHSFRSHQSLTTPSHQRRFLDPDLAWLTQRGNGLLCMQARAVYCWWEQPAAVEKHWPTGLRPGEEGWETAAERCGLQEGRRGPNSRDQGQGKLAPSGLRTLGVVVAEGQGSHQARDIIYLQERVDIRHFPCTTLSYLSITWDNG